A window of Gallus gallus isolate bGalGal1 chromosome 3, bGalGal1.mat.broiler.GRCg7b, whole genome shotgun sequence genomic DNA:
CTTTATTTAActttagaagaaaacaagaaaaaaaaaacaccatgatACACTGCTTACATTCAATCGCCTCCTACATCAGTTTTACTATTCATGTGGTTCATGTTTTTATAGCCCAGTTTCCACTTGGCTAACAGCACACTAAACCATTAAACAGTAGCCATTGCACAGCAATAAACACCAGTGCTAAAGTCAACAGAGCGCTCTCCAGCTCAAATCCTCTTGTGCTGAAGTGGGTTCAGCATGGTAATGTTTCTTATTTCAAAAGAGCAAAACTCAGTCCTTTCCAAGATGCTTTACAACACATTATGACCATCTGCATCTTCTGAACATGCGATTTCCTGTGTTTTCATGGCTCCATCCAACATTTTTACCCACAGAGAGGTTCAGGTGAGCACAGCTGGTCTTGCCACGTACTCCAGCACGAGATGTACGCCCCTCTACAAACACCTCACAAAGGTGTTTTAACAAAAGTACTGCCAAGctcctcttcagaaatctctgaTGAAATCGGTGTTTGGGAAGTTGCTTTCTTCAAGTACATTTTCCCTGACGAATGCTTGCCAGTCTGAGGAAAAGCTTTTAGCTTCTCTGCTTTCACGAATCTCAGCAGGTTAATGATGGCAGCCGGTGTAACTCCAGGGATGCGGCTGACTGCACCGATCTGCATACAGAAACAGGAATGAGTTAGCCTAAAACAAACCCAGACTCTGAAGCTAGTGAAAACTGATATCAAAACCTATGGGTATTCCTTTCCTTGCGCCTCCTCACCCCTTCATGCCCCTTGGGAATACACAGGAGGGATTATGCTGCTATTCAACCTCACCGTGGCCCAGGATCTTACCGTCTGGGGACGGCTGGAGTTCAGTTTCTCCCGCACCTCTGCTGACAGGGATGCATCAATAGCAAAGTAGTCAATGTCCTCTGGAAGTCGGAGGGCTTCATCTCGACGCACTTCTTCTATTTCCTGCTGTTGATTGACTACGCACCACTCGTAAGCAGCTGTGGTGGAGGGTCAGGGAAACGAGACAGACAGATAGGTTCACATGAAAAAAGCCACTTGTAGAAACTCCTGGAAGCAGAATGGACAGCTCCACCAAGACGATGAAAACATCCGAGGAAGCTTCCAGCCTCAGAGATTAAGGAGCCTAACTCAtagtatttcagaagaaatcacACTCTTTGATTTGGTGCAGGAATTAAAATACACAGATGCCTTTTGCTCTTATTCCAGGAAAGAATGGTCTGTCTGATAgagcagcaaagaagaaaaacccagGAGCAAAGACAAATAATTGATCTCACTCCACAAAGGGAAACTCAGGTGCTCAAACATAACTGTGGCCTATGGCAATACATGCACACTCTGGTAACAGTGCTTCCCTTCACAGATGAACAAAACGAAATGAAACATACAGGAATGAATGGGCTGGCTCTCCCCTTACCGAACAAACCTTAGCAGATCGTAACTCTTATACTCTACCTTCTATTTTCAATCTCTCTGACAGTTCCCTCCATTCAGCAAGCTTTCTCAGGGGCTCTGGGATAGCCCTTGCCAGAATCTCCATGTTGGCCTCTGGATATCGAAGGATGTCAAAGGCACTGTGGAGAACATGAGTAAGTTTTTACAGCATAGGAAGGACAGTTACTCACATCAGACAGCATTACAGCTATTCCCAGCTCAAACTTTTAAAGGTGAGGACAGTACAGTGTAGACCACAACAACTACAGAGCCAAGCTCACCTCCCTGCTATTTCCTCTCAACACGTGTAAGAGCAGTTCAGCTTTTGAAGAGGGGGCTTTATCAAGCTTCCAGCAAAGCAGCAACCCACTGCAGAATGGTTACCATTTGGTGACATGCTCAATACAGACAGCAAGCACTGACTGGGTCAGAGTACTATCTTTAGGAGGCTAAATCAGTGCTAGCAGATGTGGTGAAGTAAAAATCCCAATGTACTGCTTCTTCTACAAGCAAAGATCAGGTATGAGTCTCACGAAGGTGATAAAAGTTGGAATCTTGGAGTACTGACCACTTCAGTAAAGATGTACACATGCAAAGCCGCCAGCCAGATGAGCAAGCACAGTCAAACAAGAAAGCTTTGGCTGTATCCTTTACCTGAGAGGTGATCTTCGATTGCTACTGATGGGAACTTCTGGTACCAAGTGGGACCATTTGGATATACTGAACTGAAGGGATTTTAGTGTTGCAATTCCATCTTCTAAAGCAGCCCTCATTTGAACAGCTTGCTCGTATCGCTGCTGTGACACACACCCAGCTTCCTCAAAGCCtgcacagacagacagcagcacctGAGACTGAGGTCTGCAACCAGGCAGGGCTGCAAATGGCAAGAGCCACTACAAGGACATACCTCTGTGGGTCAGCCTGGCATCGGCATTGTCAGGCCGGAGGGACATGCGGAACTCCACGCGGCTGGTGAACATCCGGTACGGCTCAGTGGTACCCAGAGTAGTAAGGTCATCTATCAGAACACCCACGTACCCTTCAGTGCGACTGACAATGAAAGGGGGCTTGCCTTGGACCCGTAGGCAAGCATTGATCCCAGCAATCACGCCCTgggcagagagaaaggaaagcaaaaaccaTCGTTGGTCCCTTTAAGGCTGAAATATCTGCACATCTGCACTGAGCTTGctagagttcaagaagcatctggacaatgctctcgGTCATATGGactgatttttgggtggtcctgcgTGGAGCCAagagctggactcaatgatccttatgggtcccttccaacttgggatattctatgattctaaggccCCATGAGTACAGCTGCACCTTGGGAATGCAACAGTCCAGTTTCTTCTTTGCAATACTACCATGGTCTGAAGAATTCAGCCCCTGCTGGCACGCCTAGAGACAAGAAACATGTTCCAACATATCTGCAATTGTATCCATCGCACAGCCTCTGTACTGAAGTATTTGTCAGAGCTGACAATTGCTTTTGTTACTGCAACATCGATAACTACAACTGCTGATATCTGTGCAAGCCTGCAATCAGGATGAGCAACAGAATTAAGAACATCTCATTAGCACAAAACAGGTCTACTTCAAGGACAAACACCAAGGTAACATCCCTTCCTGAGCACAGAGCCATCAGATTTGCTCACCTGAGCTGCAGCTTCCTCATAGCCCGTAGTGCCATTAATCTGGCCTGCAAAGAAGAGCCGTTGAACGAGACGAGACTCGAGAGAAGCAGTCAGCTGACGGGGGTCTAAAAAGTCATACTGCACTCCATAGCCTACGACAAAGTAGAAGACAGATCTTAAGGTAGGGATATGGAAGGTCCTTACTTATCAGCAAAGGCAATCAGTGGGACGGGATGACTTAGGTTATAGACTTCTATTTACAATCTAGAAACAACCAAGGAGAAATTCCTGCattcaagaaataattttctttcatatttactTTGGTTTGCTAGGttccaaagaaaatgtttttttttttttttctgttaactgATAACCAAcatgaaatacagatttaaaattaattcccCCCCTCACCTGGCTGTAAGATCCTGGCTTTCTCCAAGCCCCGGATAGATCTGATCACCTGCTCCTGGAGCTCAGGTGGCAGCGTCATTGACAGGCCTTGGGGGTAAATGACATCGGACTCCAAGCCTTCAGGCTCCAGCCAGACCTGATGTTCACGGTTCGGGAAGCGCAGCACCTTTGACTCAAAAGAGGGGCAGTATCTGCAACAGGAAATAGCCATAAGCATAATCTCAGGTGGATTAAAGGTAGTCTTCCAGAAGCAAAGCAAGGGAGATGCACAGCTTCAGAGACTCACGCCTTTAAGAGCCTCAGATGGGGCCACATCCTTACCGGGGGCCCTTCGTTGTCTCCCTCACGTGGTCGTTCAGGTGGAGGTTATCAAGGACAATCTGCTGAGCTTTCAGGTTAGTGTGAGTCAGGTAGCACAACAGCTGGTCTTCTGGCTGAAAGAGGCCAAAACTCACTGTAAATTAATCTGATCGCAATATCCTGCGTTCTCACTGAattattctgttctgttctataaTTATTCTTCAAGGGCTATTTCATGACAGCTCACTCTCAGTTCCTATAGAGCTGGGTTGTGCTGTCTTACCCACCGTACAGAAAAGGAGTAATCAGAGAACCTGAGCAACATGCCCAGAAACAgaccaagaaaagaaaagagctcgAGAGTGTCAGGGATCTGCATTCTATGCTATAAAATGCATTCCTAATCACAGGATGGATATTCCTATTAAAGCAACAGACTCTATCACATTAGCCAGAGGAATTCCAAGCTCTGAAGTAAGTTTGAAGAGTTTGGTGAAGACTAAAGAAACCTCCCAACATCCTGCAACTGACATAGCAAATTCAagttctggaaagaaaaacactaatGTGGAATACTTCACTattgttttctggaaaagagTTGGCTGACTTATGTTCAAAACAGTAATGTTACACTTTAGCTCCTTAAAACCTTTCCAACAAATACATAAGACTTAAAATGATATTAccacctctcctctctctccccattTACAAAAGGTTACTGCAATTCCTATAAGCTCTGGATTGAGCCCTGAACAATGTGATTTAGGTATGCGTGTCCCTGTTCGCTGCaagggagctggactagatgacctttaaaggtcccttacaactccaaggattttatgattctacaactgcctgaaaagaggttgtagGGATGTGCAAGTTGGCCTCTTGTCCTGGGTAGCAGTGACAAGACGAGAGGTAACagcctcaggttgtgccagggaggttcaggtttgttatgaggaaaaaattctctgaaagagtggtcaggtgctggaacaggctgttcagggaggtggtggagtcactattCCCACAGAGGCTTTCAGGGAAATggcagatgtggcacttaaGGACATGAattagtgggcacggtggcgACGGGTTGATGgctggattagatgatctcCGAGgtttttcaaccttaatgattctaatATTCCCAGCCACAGAAGCCCCTTACACTAACCCACTGGCTACTGTAGCTTGCCACTCCCAGAACCACTCCCCACCTCCCCAACCCACTGCCCAGCTACCCCTGCGCCTGCCATGCACTATCCCACCTTGATCCACACGGCCTTGCTGAGGAAGCTGAAGGGCACAGGAGGGTTGTCAGGTACACGCTCTTCCAAACCACTGAAGTTGATGGTGTCTTTGGCCAGGCGTGGTGGTGTCCCAGTCTTCAGCCTGCCCACAGTAAATCCCAGTTTCTCCAGAGTCTGGGCTAGCCCCACAGCCGGCTGGTCTCCCAGGCGCCCAGCGGGATGCGTCTCCAGCCCCATGAGGATCACACCCCTCAGAAACGTCCCAGTGGTCAGGATGACACTCCCAGCACTCACCGTGCTGCCATCCCCTGAAACAACATGTTCAGAGATGCACACAGTTTACTGCCACTGAAGCCCTGGTACTCTGGTGGTTCTGTTTCAAACTAGATTGCTGCTGTCTACTCAGGGCTTATGCATCTCTTATTATTTGGCATTTCAATAGCAGCAACGTTAATAGCAATGATTATAATAAGCAGAGTGTACAgttactcctttttttccttattcccCCAAGCGTTTTACCCAAACAAAGAAGTTCTGCTCCCAGGAAATATTCCTGACCAGGTCCTTATTTTGAAATTCCTTTTTACAAGATCAGCAGGAGGTAACAAAGCATGAGACTGCATTGTAACAGGACACTGTTGTCCAGAAATGCTATCTGCAGGGCCCTCTATTTGCCAAGTAAGATCTCAAACACAGCGTGGAATTCAGAATCATGAGTCTGAGGAAGATTAAGCTCATGCAACCTCCCAACACCCAATCAATCCAGTGAtgttttccattgtgttacagAAGTTAACACAGTTTAATTTGCAGTCAGCCTGAAGTGCCTTTGTTGGCTCATCCAGCTTTCTCACGGATGAATCAGACACATTTAACCTGCAGCTACTCTTAGAATACAGTGCCCAAGGGTGCTCACCGCGGTACCCACACATACCCAGAACAACGCCTGTGACTTGGCACTTCCCAGGGTGGTTTGTTTCTGGCTCTGTCAGGAGAAGGTCTTCCACAGAGGCCTCACGGACTGTCAGCAGGGGTGTGCTCAGGATTTCCTTCTGTCATGAAAAGAGTCACCACAAAAATCTGGCAAGTTCTGAGACATCTGGGCAGTCCCCAACCACACCGATTTCCAACACATTCGTCAACTTCTTCTCTTGTTTTAAAACCCACGTTTTAGAACTAGTCATCGCTCCTGGCTTTCTTTTAACCCCATCCTGCTGTTTCTACCCAACTGTAATACACAGATATCCCCCCTGGTGGCTGATGTACCCCAAAAAGTAACGTCGGACCCCCCCACATTAGCACTTCCATTCCTAAGTggccctggggcagcagcaggagctgacagcacgcactgctgccaccaccccgtgcagcactgctccattgCTGCACACCTCAGATCACACTCCTGCAGACCTCGTGCTGCTCTGCATAAAGCCACATCACCGCCAGCTGCATCTCTTTTTCAAAcgtatgagggctgctctgaaagtaatgcttcttagcttattatgttggctcactATGTCAGaaatggatgttggtggtatggcagaagaggctgaacccTCCACCCGATATTCCATCCCATGCTGTCGCTGTgtgacagctggcagcagaggggcagtctgacaacaTGGCGCCTGACATGGAAGCGTGCATGAAggaaaggtgtgtcactgaattcctccatgcgcataaaatggcacccactgacattcatccaCATTTGCTTGCATTTACGGAGACCAAagagtgaatgtgagcacagaggtGGAAGGCGGTCCATTTCAGCcacagtgggtcacctctacgagcgtggcatgcaggctcttattcacTGCTAGCAAAAATACAAAGCCAgcggtggtgactatgctgaaaaatagcgTTTCGTAGCTGAGAACCCGCTCTACGGAACAGTGTCGCGGTGCTCTGGGCATCTGTTGCGGTTTCCGCGGCAATaagcaggaggcattactttcggagcgcGCCGCACAGGCCGCGCACCCACCTGCACGCCGTCCCGGTACCGCCGCCGGTCGATCTGCGCGCGCAGCCCCCACACGGCCGGGCCTTTGCTGCGGTTCAGCACTTTGTAATGCACGCCGGCGACGTCGCAGATCCGCCCGCACAGCCCGTCCAGGGCGTCCACCTCCCGCATGAGGTGCCCCTTCCCGATGCCGCCGAAGGAAGGGTTGCACGACATCTCGCCTGCGCCAAGCACACGGGGACACCCTCAGCACCGCCGCGCCGAGCggccgcgccgctcccggccccgcgccccccggcGGTACCGATGGTGCCGATCTTGTGCGTGAGCAGCAGCGTGCGGGCCCCGCCGCgagcggccgccgccgccgcctccgtCCCGGCATGGCCGCCGCCGATCACCACCACTTCGTagcgcggggccgcgctccCGGCCCGGCGCCTCTCGGACCGCGCTGCCGCGGGCGGCGCCAGGCGGCGCCAACCGCAGCGCGCCAAcatggcggcggcgggaggcCGGAACGGGAAGCGGAGTCGGGCGGGAGGCGGTGTGCCGCCCGAGAGGCGGTGCCGCGTGGCGGCGGagcgccccctagcggcggCTCGTCCCGGCTCCTGGCGGGAGTTTTGGTTCCCCGAGAGCTGCGGCGTTGCCTGGAAGAGGAACTCTTTCCCGCCAGCTGCGCTCGCTTCCGCGTGGGTGCGGGAGGCCCATGGAGGAGACCGCGGCGGGCAGAGGGCAGCGGAGGCAGAGAGCGGCCCGGCCTCGTGCCACGCGGGGCAGGGGCACCGCCGCCCGACGCGGCTCGACCGCGCGGGAAGCCTCGGCCGACGAGCAACCGGCGGACGAGGCTTCCCGCGCTGTCGTGCCGCGCCGAACGGCGCAGGGCGGAGAGCCCCCGGTCCCCCGAACCCTCTCGGCGCGGAGCAGGGCGGCGGGCGGGCTGCGGCTGCGGGAGGTGCTGTCGCAGCTCAGCCTGGGCCGGCAGGACGTGTCGGAGGCGTCGGGGCTGGTGAACCACGTCGTGTCCCACCTGATCCAGGCCGTCCGAGGGAGAGATGGCAGCTTCAGCTCCATCAGGAGGCTGGGAGCCGGCAGC
This region includes:
- the MTO1 gene encoding protein MTO1 homolog, mitochondrial isoform X1, whose amino-acid sequence is MLARCGWRRLAPPAAARSERRRAGSAAPRYEVVVIGGGHAGTEAAAAAARGGARTLLLTHKIGTIGEMSCNPSFGGIGKGHLMREVDALDGLCGRICDVAGVHYKVLNRSKGPAVWGLRAQIDRRRYRDGVQKEILSTPLLTVREASVEDLLLTEPETNHPGKCQVTGVVLGDGSTVSAGSVILTTGTFLRGVILMGLETHPAGRLGDQPAVGLAQTLEKLGFTVGRLKTGTPPRLAKDTINFSGLEERVPDNPPVPFSFLSKAVWIKPEDQLLCYLTHTNLKAQQIVLDNLHLNDHVRETTKGPRYCPSFESKVLRFPNREHQVWLEPEGLESDVIYPQGLSMTLPPELQEQVIRSIRGLEKARILQPGYGVQYDFLDPRQLTASLESRLVQRLFFAGQINGTTGYEEAAAQGVIAGINACLRVQGKPPFIVSRTEGYVGVLIDDLTTLGTTEPYRMFTSRVEFRMSLRPDNADARLTHRGFEEAGCVSQQRYEQAVQMRAALEDGIATLKSLQFSISKWSHLVPEVPISSNRRSPLSAFDILRYPEANMEILARAIPEPLRKLAEWRELSERLKIEAAYEWCVVNQQQEIEEVRRDEALRLPEDIDYFAIDASLSAEVREKLNSSRPQTIGAVSRIPGVTPAAIINLLRFVKAEKLKAFPQTGKHSSGKMYLKKATSQTPISSEISEEELGSTFVKTPL
- the MTO1 gene encoding protein MTO1 homolog, mitochondrial; translated protein: MSCNPSFGGIGKGHLMREVDALDGLCGRICDVAGVHYKVLNRSKGPAVWGLRAQIDRRRYRDGVQKEILSTPLLTVREASVEDLLLTEPETNHPGKCQVTGVVLGDGSTVSAGSVILTTGTFLRGVILMGLETHPAGRLGDQPAVGLAQTLEKLGFTVGRLKTGTPPRLAKDTINFSGLEERVPDNPPVPFSFLSKAVWIKPEDQLLCYLTHTNLKAQQIVLDNLHLNDHVRETTKGPRYCPSFESKVLRFPNREHQVWLEPEGLESDVIYPQGLSMTLPPELQEQVIRSIRGLEKARILQPGYGVQYDFLDPRQLTASLESRLVQRLFFAGQINGTTGYEEAAAQGVIAGINACLRVQGKPPFIVSRTEGYVGVLIDDLTTLGTTEPYRMFTSRVEFRMSLRPDNADARLTHRGFEEAGCVSQQRYEQAVQMRAALEDGIATLKSLQFSISKWSHLVPEVPISSNRRSPLSAFDILRYPEANMEILARAIPEPLRKLAEWRELSERLKIEAAYEWCVVNQQQEIEEVRRDEALRLPEDIDYFAIDASLSAEVREKLNSSRPQTIGAVSRIPGVTPAAIINLLRFVKAEKLKAFPQTGKHSSGKMYLKKATSQTPISSEISEEELGSTFVKTPL
- the MTO1 gene encoding protein MTO1 homolog, mitochondrial isoform X2, with product MLARCGWRRLAPPAAARSERRRAGSAAPRYEVVVIGGGHAGTEAAAAAARGGARTLLLTHKIGTIGEMSCNPSFGGIGKGHLMREVDALDGLCGRICDVAGVHYKVLNRSKGPAVWGLRAQIDRRRYRDGVQKEILSTPLLTVREASVEDLLLTEPETNHPGKCQVTGVVLGDGSTVSAGSVILTTGTFLRGVILMGLETHPAGRLGDQPAVGLAQTLEKLGFTVGRLKTGTPPRLAKDTINFSGLEERVPDNPPVPFSFLSKAVWIKPEDQLLCYLTHTNLKAQQIVLDNLHLNDHVRETTKGPRYCPSFESKVLRFPNREHQVWLEPEGLESDVIYPQGLSMTLPPELQEQVIRSIRGLEKARILQPGYGVQYDFLDPRQLTASLESRLVQRLFFAGQINGTTGYEEAAAQGVIAGINACLRVQGKPPFIVSRTEGYVGVLIDDLTTLGTTEPYRMFTSRVEFRMSLRPDNADARLTHRGFEEAGCVSQQRYEQAVQMRAALEDGIATLKSLQFSISKWSHLVPEVPISSNRRSPLSAFDILRYPEANMEILARAIPEPLRKLAEWRELSERLKIEA